A genomic stretch from Angustibacter sp. Root456 includes:
- a CDS encoding APC family permease, with protein sequence MPKRLLVGERLRSERLSETLLPKKLALPVFCSDPLSSNAYATEEILLVLSLGGLSLLHLAPWVAGAVVLLLCVVVLSYRQTCHAYPNGGGAYTVSRENLGPNVALVAASALLVDYVLTVAVSVAAGVANIVSAFPALAPHAVALSLACVAVLAVMNLRGVRESGTVFAIPTYGFVASVFVMLAVGGYRALTGHAPVAESAAFSVVPTHHASGLLVVALLLRAFSSGCTALTGVEAVSNGVPSFRRPKARNAAATLAIMGGLTVTMFAGITALAMVSKVHVVDDPARLVGAPAGYDQRTVIAQLGAAVFSHSSIGFFLVQAFTAAILVLAANTAFNGFPILASILGGDGYLPRQLHRRGDRLVFSNGIVVLALLAGVLIYAFSASTTRLIQLYIIGVFVSFTLSQLGMVRHWTCELRRSTSGQRAHLHRARAVNAVGAGATGVVLVVVLVTKFTHGAYIVVIAMPLIFALMKGIERHYGRVERELRPQPAGVSLPSRVHTVVLVSKLHAPTLQALAYARATRPTTLTALTVQTSPGETEELRAQWLARDVPVDLVVLDSPFRDITGPVLEYIAHLRRTSPRDVVAVFIPEYVVGHWWEHLLHNQSALRLKARLLFRPGVMVTSVPWQLRSAGSDHEAPDRRVTVDS encoded by the coding sequence ATGCCGAAGCGGCTGCTCGTCGGCGAACGGCTGCGCAGCGAGCGGCTCTCGGAGACCTTGCTGCCGAAGAAGCTCGCCCTGCCGGTGTTCTGCAGCGACCCGTTGTCGTCGAACGCCTACGCCACCGAGGAGATCCTTCTCGTCCTCAGCCTCGGTGGACTGTCGCTGCTGCACCTGGCGCCTTGGGTCGCCGGGGCGGTGGTGCTGCTCCTCTGCGTCGTGGTGCTGTCGTACCGGCAGACCTGCCACGCCTACCCGAACGGCGGCGGCGCGTACACGGTGAGCCGCGAGAACCTCGGCCCGAACGTCGCACTCGTGGCGGCGAGCGCGCTGCTGGTCGACTACGTGCTCACCGTCGCGGTGTCGGTGGCGGCAGGCGTGGCGAACATCGTGTCCGCGTTCCCCGCCCTCGCCCCGCACGCCGTCGCGCTGAGCCTGGCCTGCGTCGCGGTGCTCGCGGTGATGAACCTGCGCGGGGTCCGTGAGTCCGGCACGGTCTTCGCGATCCCGACGTACGGCTTCGTCGCGTCGGTGTTCGTGATGCTCGCAGTCGGTGGCTACCGGGCGCTGACGGGTCACGCGCCGGTGGCCGAGTCGGCGGCCTTCTCCGTGGTGCCCACCCACCACGCCTCAGGGCTGTTGGTCGTGGCGCTGCTGCTGCGTGCCTTCTCGTCCGGTTGCACCGCCCTGACCGGCGTCGAGGCGGTGTCGAACGGCGTCCCGAGCTTCCGGCGTCCCAAGGCCCGCAACGCTGCGGCCACCCTCGCGATCATGGGCGGGCTCACCGTCACGATGTTCGCCGGCATCACCGCGCTGGCCATGGTGTCGAAGGTGCACGTCGTCGACGACCCGGCCCGGCTCGTCGGGGCACCGGCCGGCTACGACCAGCGCACCGTGATCGCCCAGCTCGGGGCAGCCGTCTTCAGCCACAGCTCGATCGGCTTCTTCCTGGTGCAGGCGTTCACGGCTGCGATCCTGGTGCTCGCGGCCAACACCGCGTTCAACGGCTTTCCGATCCTGGCCTCGATCCTGGGTGGGGACGGGTACCTGCCGCGCCAGCTGCACCGTCGCGGCGACCGGCTGGTGTTCTCCAACGGCATCGTCGTGCTGGCGCTGCTCGCGGGTGTCCTGATCTACGCCTTCTCCGCGTCGACGACCCGGCTGATCCAGCTGTACATCATCGGGGTCTTCGTGTCGTTCACCCTGAGCCAGCTGGGCATGGTGCGGCACTGGACCTGCGAGCTGCGGCGGTCGACGTCCGGGCAGCGGGCCCACCTGCATCGGGCCCGGGCCGTCAACGCCGTCGGGGCCGGGGCGACGGGGGTCGTGCTCGTCGTCGTGCTGGTCACGAAGTTCACGCACGGCGCCTACATCGTCGTCATCGCGATGCCGCTCATCTTCGCGCTGATGAAGGGGATCGAGCGGCACTACGGCCGTGTCGAGCGCGAGCTGCGACCCCAGCCGGCCGGCGTCTCGCTGCCCTCGCGAGTGCACACCGTCGTGCTCGTCTCGAAGCTGCACGCTCCCACGCTGCAGGCGCTGGCGTACGCCCGGGCCACCCGCCCGACGACGCTCACGGCTCTCACGGTGCAGACCTCACCGGGGGAGACCGAGGAGCTGCGGGCGCAGTGGCTGGCGCGCGACGTCCCCGTCGACCTCGTGGTGCTCGACTCGCCGTTCCGCGACATCACCGGCCCGGTGCTGGAGTACATCGCGCACCTGCGTCGCACGAGCCCGCGCGACGTCGTGGCCGTGTTCATCCCCGAGTACGTCGTCGGCCACTGGTGGGAGCACCTGCTGCACAACCAGTCCGCGCTGCGGCTCAAGGCGCGACTGCTGTTCCGACCCGGGGTGATGGTGACGAGCGTGCCCTGGCAGCTGCGCTCGGCGGGATCCGACCACGAGGCACCGGACCGTCGTGTCACAGTCGACTCGTGA